The following DNA comes from Peribacillus sp. FSL E2-0218.
TTCCTGATCCAAGTGTTGCAGGATGTATCCTTCTAAAAGGTCCGTTGCCGAAATTTGGTTTTCGCATGCGATCACATATAGCTTTTCTTCGGTTTGTTTCACTCTTGAAGCTAATCCCTTTGCAATCAAAGGAGCGATATGGGGCAGGATATTCGGTCCGATCGCCGTGGTAAGGTAGGTTGCTTCCGATATGGCTTTTATGATTTCATCTTCCTGGTTCAAGCTATTTAAGCCTGAGACATTTTCCACCGTGACCGATTCTTGTTGATCCGTTGCCAATTTGACTTGGTATTGCTTTTTTTCATTCAACTGATCGATGATTTTTTCAGCTATATCTACAAATGTGACATGATATCCAGATTGTGAAAAGAGTGCTCCGATAAATCCTCTTCCAATGTTTCCTGCACCAAAATGTACGGCTTGTTTCATTACAATCATCCCTTTATCAAGTTAGTATATAAATAGTCCAAAAATATGGCTTCCAATCTTTTGCTGATCAGTTCTTCGTCCGAAGATGAAAAAATCATGATCGATTCATTACTTTCGATTAAGCTGGAACTGATCAGGCTGACAATTTCCTGCTGCTTCACGCTCAAGTCTTCAGGAGCCAGCATCAGCAGTAAGTTTTTCATATGGACGACTTTTCCGTCCATTCCTTTGACAAGACAATCTTCCTCTAGGCGGGCGATCTGGAATATCAACTCTTTCACGTTTTTATGCCTGGCATGAAAAAGTCCCAAGCTTGTGCCAGGAATGCCTAAACCACCTTTTTTTTCCCGTTCGTCCAGGGCTCCAATGACATCACCGGCATGGATGATCAATTGTTCCTTTTCAGCGATCATAACCATTTCTGCGAGGATCTCCGGATGTCCTTTCAAATGCGGCAGGCGATATAACCGGAAATTGTCAATGATCGACTGGATACTTTCCTGGGCACTTTTCAATTCCTGCAAAACTTCCCTTAATTCGCCGTCAGGTTTTTTCGAAGTCGAATCCTTGTTGGCCGCCTGACTCCGATATCGTTTATTCTTCGTGAACTTTTCAATATTCTTCCTGATATAATTCCTGATATTCTCGATATTTTCTTCACTCAAAAGAGGGGATACGAGAATATAATCCATATCGATATACGGAAGGCGAACGGTGGAAATGATAACATCATAATTTTGCAGGCTGTCGTGCATCTGGATATCCTTGATCGTTTTAATTTCAACCGTCTGGATTTCGATGATTTCTTTTTTGATCCGGCTGGCCAGCATTTTTGATGTACCTATCCCCGTCGGACAAACGATGAGCGCCCTGATGGCAATTTCCTCTTCCCGCAGTACCAAGGCAGATCCGAAATGGAGGACGATGAAGGCTATCTCATCTTCAGGGAATTCCTTGATTTCCTTGAATTCCTTTTCCAGGCCGGTCTTAACGGCTAAAAAGAGAACGGGATACTTTCGTTTAATATCTTCCGTTAAGGGATTGTATAATCCCATTTCCTGTTTGATCCTGAAAAGCGAAGGCTCCATATGGGCAAGAAGCCCTTGATACAGCGGAAAATCCTTGGTCAAGTTGATTTGCAGCTGCTCTGAAACATCCTTGATCAAGTTCCTGATGAGCTGGCCCAGCAACACGCTGTCATACGGAACGGCATCGGCGGCATGAAGTTTGGAGCCTTTCAGGATGGCAGCCAAATAGCTTATATCATCGATTGTAAAGGAAACCTTGAGCTTGGTCTTGAGTTCCTTGCAGATTTTATCCATCAGGTTATTCTCATCCGAGAGATCGCTTAGTCTTTTGAAGTCCTTCTCCAAATAAAATTGGCTTTCATTCCTTTGGAGAGTTACGTAGATATGTACGACCAACCCTATATACCCGCTATCGGCCAAACGTGAATGGATACTATTGAAGGTTGAGTTCAGCACGCCATCAATGGCCAAAAGATAGTCGGGATCAAAATAGTCGAGAATTTTCCCTTTGCGGATTTCCCCTTCTTGGAGCAAGAATAAGCTTTCGATCAGCTCTTCATTAAAGAAGTGTAGGAAATAGGCAGCCTGTGCTTTCCGTTTATTTTCTTCAGTACCGGCAAGCTCTATCCCCACTCCCCTTTTCCTTGTAATCACGATATTGAAATTCCTTAGCCACTCCGTCAATTCGTCCAAATAGACGGTAAGGGTCGATATGCTGATGCCCAGATTCACCGCAAGAGCTTGCGTTTTATACGATTCTTCCTGAATTAAAGCCAAAAGAAGGTGCAGCTTTCTTTCTTGCGGCGTCTGATCAATTGGATGATTCCCCATCAGGTGCTGCACTAGCCGAAAGATTTGTTCATTCTTGCCGTCGATGGACAACCCTTCATGTGTGTTGCGTGTTAGCTGCAATTCAAAAGATTGCAGGATTTTTTCTATCGATTTCAAATCACGCTGAACCGTGCGGACACTCACATTCAATTGTGTGGCAATGGAAACGGCCGTATGCTTTCCAGACGTTTTTATGATCAATTCCAAGATTGATTTTTCCCTTGAAGTAATATACATGCTACCAACTCATTTCAGGTGGAGTAACACGAGAAAATACTGAATAGAAAAGCGTAAAACGCTTTTCTATTCATGGTGAGAAATATTTAATTTTTTTCTACATTGATGATATCCATCAATTCCCTGGCTGTTGTGGCTTTGACCATTTTTTCAATGTTTTCCATTTCGGAACATGTGACGGCAATGCCAGATAGGATTTCGAGATGTGTGCCATCCTTACCGGCTATCCCGAATATCAATCGTGCTTTTTGACCGTCAAAGTCAACCCCATCAGGAATTTGTAAAACGGTGAATCCGGATTTAAGAACATCCTTCTTCGCTTCTTCGGTTCCGTGTGGGATCGCTACATCATTTCCCATATAAGTTGAAGTCATCTCATCGCGGGCAATCATTGCTTCGATATAGCTTTCCTTAACGTAACCTGCTTTGACCAAAGCTCTTCCGGCAAAACGGATCGCTTCTTCCTTATTGGCGAATTGTTGATTGAGGAAGACATTTTCTTCACGAAGCAATTCATTATCAGCTTGTTCTACTTCCTCAATACCCGGTTCGATGGAATGCTTGCGAACACCGGGAACCTTTTCTTCCGCCTCTTCGACAATCTCATGCAGCTCATCTGTACCGTCATCCTGAAGACGTGCAAGCAATGAATCATACTCAGGGCTAGATAAGAAGTTATCGACGGATACGTGATACGCATTAGGCACTTTATTTTTGGCCCTTGGCGTCAACTCTTCCTGGGTAATGACGATTTGGGCATCGGCAGGAATGTTTGAAATCGCCGTATTGGTTACCGAGATATTCATTCCGGCTTCCTTCACCTTCTTGCGAAGCAGCGAAGCTCCCATTGCACTTGAGCCCATACCAGCATCGCATGCAAAAATGATTTTGTTGACGTTTGTAGGCATTGTTCCCGGTTCTGAAGCGAACACATTGGCAACAGAACTTTTCTTGCCTTTCATTTCTTGCATTTTCTTCGCCGCATCCTCAATGTTCTCTTCGGATTGTTTTCCTGTTTTCAAGATGAATGCAGCGACAACGAATGATACGATTGCAGCGACAAGTACACCGGCAAAGTTAGCAATATATGCGCTAGCATGATGCGGGGTTACGGCCGTAATGGCAAAAATGCTTCCTGGTGAAGCAGGCGCGAATAAGCCGCCGCCCAATAGAACCAAAGTGAAGACTCCGCTCATGCCTCCAAGGATGACCGCTATGAATAACATCGGCTTCATCAGGATATAAGGGAAATAAATTTCATGGATCCCGCCGAAGAATTGAATGATGACAGCTCCTGGCGCCGATCTCTTCGCCGTTCCTTTTCCAAAGATACAATAAGCAAGCAGGACGCCAAGACCAGGTCCTGGATTCGATTCAAGCAGGAACAGGATGGAAGATCCTGTTTGTTTCGCTTGCTCTAGAGCGATTGGTGATAATACACCGTGATTGATCGCATTGTTCAAGAACAATACTTTCGCAGGCTCGATCAGGATACTCGTCAATGGCAGCAAGCCTGTACCGACAAGCCAATCGACTCCTGCTACAAGCCATCCTGTAAAGACGACAACAGCCGGCCCGATGGCCAGGAATGATAGAATGGCCAGCAAGCCGCCAAGTATCCCAGCCGAGAAGTTGTTGACAAGCATTTCGAATCCTGCTTTTATTTTACCTTCGATCAGTTGATCGAATTTCTTGATGACATACCCACCGAATGGTCCCATGATCATCGCACCAAGGAACATCGGGATGTCAGACCCGACGATGACACCCATAGTCGCGATGGCACCGACTACGCCTCCTCGGTGATCATGAATTAGCTTACCACCTGTATACCCAATTAAAATCGGCAGTAAGAACGTGACCATCGGAGTAACCATTTTGGCAAGGCTTTCATTTGGCAGGAAGCCCGATGGAATGAATAGGGCCGTGATTAACCCCCAAGCGATGAAAGCTGAAATGTTCGGCATGACCATTGAACTTAAAAAGTTACCGAACTTTTGAACTGCAACCTTTATATTAAAGTGAGCCATTTTACTCTCTCCCCTTCATTAATGATATATTTTACATTCATCTTAAATCACGTACCTTCCGTATTCAATAAAAGCTAAAGCTAACTTTGTCGCGGAAGGGAAGACAAACATAATGTTTCTCATTTTTCCAGTTTTATTCAGGTTGTGTTCCATTTTAACATGAGATCAAAAGAAAAAGGTCCCATTCAGATCGAATGGGACCTTACCTTTACGTTTTATAGAGGGATGATGCCCAATATGACAGACACCACAATCATGACAAGCGTCGATCCGCAGGCCCATTTCAAGAAGGTGCGCTGCAGGGCTCCGAAATCTTCCCCTACCATTCCAATCAATAGATAGGTAGATGGGACGAGCGGGCTTAATAGGTGAACAGGCAGCCCTAACAAGGAAGCTCGGCCGATCAAGGCAGGATCGATTCCATAAGCGGCTCCCGCTTTTGCAAGCAATGGAAGTACCCCATAATAAAATGCATCATTGGACATGAAGAAGGTAAAAGGTGCGGAGATGACGGCTGTAATGACGGCAAAGTGGGCACCCATTTGGTCAGGAATATGCTGGATCAAAGAGTTAGCCATCGCATCCACCATTTCCGTGCCGGCAAGAATCCCAGTAAAGACACCAGCAGCAAAAATCATTGAAATAACCGATAAAGCATTGTCAGCGTAATTGGCAACCCGTTCTTTTTGGTCACTGATCTTAGGATAATTGACCGTGATGGCGATTGCAAAACCTACCATGAACAAGACCGCCGAAGGCATAAGCTCCATGATCAGCGCCACAAGAAGGGTCAGCGTCAACGCATAATTGAAAATAATCAATTTAGGACGTTTAAGATAAGCATCTTCCGTTGCTGCCGCATGCTGGGCCGCAATCGATTGATCGATTTCGATGATACCGATCCGTTTTCTTTCTTTTTTACCAAGGCAATAAGCCATGAATAAGACGAATAGGACTCCGCCAATCATTGCAGGAATGACTGGGGTGAAAACATCGGACATTTCAAGCTTTAAAGCGGTCATCACCCGTGCTGTCGGTCCTCCCCAAGGAAGAAGGTTCATGACACCGGATGATGAAACGGCAATGCCTGCCAATATAAGCGGTTTCATTCCAATCCGTTTATAAAGCGGAAGCATGGCGGATATCGTTATCATATAAGTGGTTGTACCATCTCCATCCAACGAAATCAGCAACGCCAAGACTGCCGTGCCGATGGCAATTTTCACTGGATCTCCTTTTACAAGCTTAAGGATCGTCCGAATGATCGGATCAAAAACGCCAGCATCGATCAAAATGCCGAAGAAAAGAATCGCAAATAAAATCATGATTCCCGTTGGCGCCACACTTTTGATTCCTTCCAGCGCCATTGCACCCATCTCGCCGCCAAATCCGCCGATTAGCGCAAAAGCACTTGGTACTACAATCAAAGCTATCATGGCTGAAAGTCGCCCTGTCATTATTAATATCATAAATACCAAAATCATCAAATATCCCAATAAAGCGAGCATATGATCACTCCTCATCTTCTAATAAGATAAATTGTATCGGAAAACGCTTTATCTGTAAGCGTTTTCA
Coding sequences within:
- a CDS encoding BglG family transcription antiterminator, giving the protein MYITSREKSILELIIKTSGKHTAVSIATQLNVSVRTVQRDLKSIEKILQSFELQLTRNTHEGLSIDGKNEQIFRLVQHLMGNHPIDQTPQERKLHLLLALIQEESYKTQALAVNLGISISTLTVYLDELTEWLRNFNIVITRKRGVGIELAGTEENKRKAQAAYFLHFFNEELIESLFLLQEGEIRKGKILDYFDPDYLLAIDGVLNSTFNSIHSRLADSGYIGLVVHIYVTLQRNESQFYLEKDFKRLSDLSDENNLMDKICKELKTKLKVSFTIDDISYLAAILKGSKLHAADAVPYDSVLLGQLIRNLIKDVSEQLQINLTKDFPLYQGLLAHMEPSLFRIKQEMGLYNPLTEDIKRKYPVLFLAVKTGLEKEFKEIKEFPEDEIAFIVLHFGSALVLREEEIAIRALIVCPTGIGTSKMLASRIKKEIIEIQTVEIKTIKDIQMHDSLQNYDVIISTVRLPYIDMDYILVSPLLSEENIENIRNYIRKNIEKFTKNKRYRSQAANKDSTSKKPDGELREVLQELKSAQESIQSIIDNFRLYRLPHLKGHPEILAEMVMIAEKEQLIIHAGDVIGALDEREKKGGLGIPGTSLGLFHARHKNVKELIFQIARLEEDCLVKGMDGKVVHMKNLLLMLAPEDLSVKQQEIVSLISSSLIESNESIMIFSSSDEELISKRLEAIFLDYLYTNLIKG
- a CDS encoding PTS mannitol transporter subunit IICBA is translated as MAHFNIKVAVQKFGNFLSSMVMPNISAFIAWGLITALFIPSGFLPNESLAKMVTPMVTFLLPILIGYTGGKLIHDHRGGVVGAIATMGVIVGSDIPMFLGAMIMGPFGGYVIKKFDQLIEGKIKAGFEMLVNNFSAGILGGLLAILSFLAIGPAVVVFTGWLVAGVDWLVGTGLLPLTSILIEPAKVLFLNNAINHGVLSPIALEQAKQTGSSILFLLESNPGPGLGVLLAYCIFGKGTAKRSAPGAVIIQFFGGIHEIYFPYILMKPMLFIAVILGGMSGVFTLVLLGGGLFAPASPGSIFAITAVTPHHASAYIANFAGVLVAAIVSFVVAAFILKTGKQSEENIEDAAKKMQEMKGKKSSVANVFASEPGTMPTNVNKIIFACDAGMGSSAMGASLLRKKVKEAGMNISVTNTAISNIPADAQIVITQEELTPRAKNKVPNAYHVSVDNFLSSPEYDSLLARLQDDGTDELHEIVEEAEEKVPGVRKHSIEPGIEEVEQADNELLREENVFLNQQFANKEEAIRFAGRALVKAGYVKESYIEAMIARDEMTSTYMGNDVAIPHGTEEAKKDVLKSGFTVLQIPDGVDFDGQKARLIFGIAGKDGTHLEILSGIAVTCSEMENIEKMVKATTARELMDIINVEKN
- a CDS encoding citrate:proton symporter translates to MLALLGYLMILVFMILIMTGRLSAMIALIVVPSAFALIGGFGGEMGAMALEGIKSVAPTGIMILFAILFFGILIDAGVFDPIIRTILKLVKGDPVKIAIGTAVLALLISLDGDGTTTYMITISAMLPLYKRIGMKPLILAGIAVSSSGVMNLLPWGGPTARVMTALKLEMSDVFTPVIPAMIGGVLFVLFMAYCLGKKERKRIGIIEIDQSIAAQHAAATEDAYLKRPKLIIFNYALTLTLLVALIMELMPSAVLFMVGFAIAITVNYPKISDQKERVANYADNALSVISMIFAAGVFTGILAGTEMVDAMANSLIQHIPDQMGAHFAVITAVISAPFTFFMSNDAFYYGVLPLLAKAGAAYGIDPALIGRASLLGLPVHLLSPLVPSTYLLIGMVGEDFGALQRTFLKWACGSTLVMIVVSVILGIIPL